The Burkholderia ambifaria AMMD genome has a segment encoding these proteins:
- a CDS encoding ATP-dependent helicase: MARLIPDDWKSLAATGAAERERETLAALEHALPDTYTVYHGVHWTRADQGFSVFGEAAFVVVSPAGRVLLIEQKAGFLRETPKGLVKVYLQKERNVPILLARTQETLHRRLTAALGAGVYGVEALLYCPDYSIRETAIAGVAADRIVDASRKTQLAQVILQILPEHDETLPNAAKLHHFLADELALMPDTSALVGQAGTLVTRLSGGLAEWARQLEFTPFRLRVTGTAGSGKTQLAVQAMRDAVAAGKRVLYVCFNRPLADYIARIAPPGAKIANYHQLCDWVARDGGYTPDFDVPGAFERLEARFAEAPIPERWRFDVLIVDEGQDFHAPWATALERLLAPDGAWWWLEDPLQNLYLREPVALPGWVTLKALTNYRSPRDLLEFVRDIVGRVEPLALELRSGSPFDGSDPSVSSYGEDGASGDALAEACIDATKRAITHALSLGFRKQDIAVLSYRGRESSVLAPLDQLGPHRVKRFTGKYDLFGNPEYREGDVLLDSIYRFKGQSAPCVILTEIDFDTLDARAARKLFVGATRATMKLLLVASARSGAQLTGG; encoded by the coding sequence ATGGCCCGCCTCATTCCCGACGACTGGAAAAGCCTCGCCGCCACCGGCGCGGCCGAACGCGAGCGCGAGACGCTTGCCGCCCTCGAACACGCGCTGCCGGACACCTACACCGTTTATCACGGCGTGCACTGGACGCGTGCCGATCAAGGCTTTTCGGTGTTCGGCGAAGCGGCGTTCGTCGTCGTGAGTCCGGCCGGCCGCGTGCTGCTGATCGAGCAGAAGGCCGGCTTCCTGCGCGAAACGCCGAAGGGGCTCGTGAAGGTCTACCTGCAGAAGGAGCGCAACGTCCCGATCCTGCTCGCGCGCACGCAGGAGACGCTGCACCGGCGGCTGACCGCCGCGCTCGGCGCGGGCGTCTACGGCGTCGAGGCGCTGCTGTACTGCCCCGACTACTCGATCCGGGAGACGGCGATTGCCGGTGTCGCGGCCGATCGCATCGTCGACGCGTCGCGCAAGACGCAGCTCGCGCAGGTGATCCTGCAGATCCTGCCCGAGCACGACGAAACGTTGCCGAATGCGGCCAAGCTGCATCATTTCCTCGCGGACGAGCTGGCGCTTATGCCCGACACGAGTGCGCTCGTCGGGCAGGCCGGCACGCTCGTCACGCGGCTGTCGGGCGGCCTCGCCGAATGGGCGCGGCAGCTCGAGTTCACGCCGTTCCGCTTGCGCGTGACGGGCACCGCGGGTTCGGGCAAGACGCAGCTCGCGGTGCAGGCGATGCGCGACGCGGTCGCGGCCGGCAAGCGCGTGCTCTACGTCTGTTTCAACCGGCCGCTCGCCGACTACATCGCACGCATCGCGCCGCCCGGCGCGAAGATCGCGAACTACCATCAGCTGTGCGACTGGGTGGCGCGCGACGGCGGCTATACGCCCGACTTCGACGTGCCGGGTGCATTCGAGCGTCTCGAGGCACGCTTTGCGGAAGCACCGATTCCGGAACGCTGGCGCTTCGACGTGCTGATCGTCGACGAAGGACAGGATTTTCACGCGCCGTGGGCGACGGCGCTCGAGCGCCTGCTCGCGCCGGACGGGGCCTGGTGGTGGCTGGAAGATCCGCTGCAGAACCTTTATTTGCGCGAGCCCGTCGCGCTGCCCGGCTGGGTCACGCTGAAGGCGCTGACCAACTACCGCAGCCCGCGCGACCTGCTCGAATTCGTGCGCGACATCGTCGGCCGCGTCGAGCCGCTCGCGCTGGAACTGCGCTCGGGCAGCCCGTTCGACGGTTCCGATCCGTCGGTGTCGTCATACGGGGAAGACGGCGCATCGGGCGACGCGCTCGCCGAAGCCTGCATCGACGCGACCAAGCGCGCGATCACGCACGCGCTGTCGCTCGGCTTCCGCAAGCAGGACATCGCGGTGTTGTCGTATCGCGGCCGCGAAAGCTCGGTGCTCGCGCCGCTCGACCAGCTCGGCCCGCACCGCGTCAAGCGCTTCACCGGCAAGTACGATCTGTTCGGCAACCCTGAATATCGCGAAGGCGACGTATTGCTCGATTCGATCTATCGCTTCAAGGGGCAATCCGCACCGTGCGTGATCCTCACCGAAATCGACTTCGACACGCTCGATGCGCGTGCGGCCCGCAAGCTGTTCGTCGGTGCGACGCGCGCGACGATGAAGCTGCTGCTCGTCGCGTCGGCGCGCTCGGGCGCGCAGCTCACGGGCGGTTGA
- a CDS encoding DUF6402 family protein: MADVKKAPYYKPQKGWWGPELKEYKGRQGCVPLETQKSVSIDRHAPGEKPPPPARLDASSPASLTSKQPAARQSQPKADHATPKAPPKQAESEVCENPPPFDLQDVPIAMDNLGWKVSARLARIWFAGPAHTYNDAPTSTQPSNEVDVTLDWVLKFGSVKKKYKRLIDRDIYSERSIRAATDIIEPFVKKLFLERHSTLNINTSRLTGDLRKLHNDWQFQLLPIRNWDTLHNLTPTDLTGALANFNIYVAIGNVEISSREKYFKYEKSGNSYCLNATGKITHIYLYVKDSYSFNGKQYLGHWNKRGVIIAPGALLTESSSPKRDSDIDILAKSINKPVDTRRSLFGKFKESDVYFPVYNADYNRWRERHRRGMDFMIYSKPVYLKLNKPINFELGEICRLEPSNTLA, encoded by the coding sequence ATGGCCGACGTAAAAAAAGCGCCGTACTACAAGCCGCAAAAGGGATGGTGGGGACCAGAACTGAAGGAGTACAAGGGGCGCCAGGGATGCGTTCCTCTCGAGACTCAAAAGAGCGTGTCGATCGACAGACATGCCCCCGGGGAAAAGCCACCACCACCCGCTCGTCTCGATGCGAGTTCTCCAGCCTCGCTGACATCAAAGCAGCCGGCTGCGCGTCAATCACAGCCGAAGGCTGATCATGCAACGCCTAAAGCGCCGCCGAAACAAGCGGAATCGGAAGTTTGCGAAAATCCGCCGCCTTTCGACCTTCAGGACGTGCCAATTGCGATGGACAATTTGGGTTGGAAGGTTTCAGCCAGGCTTGCGCGGATATGGTTTGCAGGGCCTGCGCATACATACAATGACGCGCCGACCTCAACCCAACCATCGAACGAAGTTGACGTCACCCTTGACTGGGTACTGAAATTCGGAAGCGTCAAGAAAAAATATAAAAGGCTTATCGATAGAGATATTTATAGCGAGCGATCCATCCGCGCAGCCACAGATATCATCGAGCCCTTCGTCAAAAAACTTTTTCTCGAACGACATTCAACGCTCAACATCAATACGTCGAGACTTACCGGCGATTTGCGAAAACTCCACAACGATTGGCAATTCCAGCTATTACCAATAAGAAATTGGGATACCCTCCATAATCTTACTCCCACGGATCTCACGGGGGCACTGGCCAACTTCAACATCTACGTCGCCATAGGCAACGTAGAAATCTCCTCAAGAGAGAAATATTTCAAATATGAAAAATCCGGAAATTCGTATTGCCTCAACGCGACCGGAAAAATCACGCACATTTATCTTTACGTGAAAGATAGTTACTCATTCAACGGAAAGCAATATTTGGGGCACTGGAATAAACGCGGGGTCATTATCGCCCCGGGAGCGTTACTCACGGAATCAAGCTCACCAAAGCGGGATTCCGATATCGATATTTTGGCAAAGAGCATCAACAAGCCGGTAGATACGCGCAGAAGTCTGTTTGGAAAATTCAAAGAATCGGACGTCTACTTTCCGGTCTACAACGCAGACTACAATCGTTGGAGAGAAAGACACCGCCGCGGCATGGACTTCATGATATATTCCAAACCAGTCTATTTGAAGTTAAATAAACCCATTAACTTTGAGCTTGGCGAGATATGCAGACTAGAGCCATCAAATACATTGGCTTAG
- a CDS encoding methyl-accepting chemotaxis protein, which yields MNLNALFSRFSIRTRIFSTLGLVAVLLVVSGLIGLTGMQSSNRALDEAYTRQLAAKTALSAASLNLTIVRTTLDRALLHPEAPDVPDLVKKADSYLAKADAAWRTYAGMPHDGDEGPLATRLDAARQALIGQALKPLMDAIRDGRRDDADRLLMTVAPPLSVALTQATDALDAYQAARGKEVYDTAQTYYGWMRAGALAGIAFGLAACFGCAVGLHFAITQPVNRLLSHFRRLSEGDLTSEVRWSSRDEMAELVKGVTGMQRSLADTVRQVSQGSEAISTATHQIAAGNTDLSQRTEEQASALQETAASMEQLTATVKQNADHAVEAQACADTASEIATRGATVVGEVIGTMNEIDQSSQKVADIIGTIEGIAFQTNILALNAAVEAARAGEQGRGFAVVAGEVRTLAQRSASAAKEIRTLIGESVERVATGSRLVGVAGATMQDIQQAIGRVTGIMTEIAAASNEQRDGIEQVNRAVSQMDQVSQQNAALVEQAAAAAASLEEQADGLRRAVGAFRVA from the coding sequence ATGAACCTGAACGCCCTGTTTTCCCGTTTCTCGATCCGTACGCGGATTTTTTCCACGCTCGGCCTGGTCGCCGTGCTGCTCGTCGTGTCGGGCCTGATCGGCCTCACCGGCATGCAGAGCTCGAACCGTGCGCTCGACGAGGCCTATACGCGCCAACTGGCCGCGAAGACCGCGCTGTCCGCCGCGAGCCTGAACCTGACGATCGTGCGGACCACGCTCGACCGCGCGCTGCTGCATCCGGAGGCGCCGGACGTGCCGGATCTCGTCAAGAAGGCCGACAGCTACCTCGCGAAGGCCGACGCCGCGTGGCGCACCTACGCGGGCATGCCGCACGACGGCGACGAAGGGCCGCTCGCGACCCGCCTCGACGCCGCGCGCCAGGCGCTTATCGGGCAGGCGCTGAAGCCGCTGATGGACGCGATCCGCGACGGACGTCGCGACGATGCCGACCGGCTGCTGATGACGGTCGCGCCGCCGCTGTCGGTCGCGCTCACGCAGGCGACCGATGCGCTCGATGCGTACCAGGCCGCACGCGGCAAGGAGGTCTACGACACCGCCCAGACCTATTACGGCTGGATGCGCGCGGGCGCGCTCGCCGGCATTGCGTTCGGTCTCGCCGCGTGTTTCGGCTGCGCGGTCGGCCTGCATTTCGCGATCACGCAACCGGTGAACCGGCTGCTGTCGCATTTCCGCCGCCTGTCGGAAGGCGACCTGACGTCGGAAGTGCGCTGGTCGTCGCGCGACGAGATGGCAGAACTGGTCAAGGGCGTGACGGGCATGCAGCGCAGCCTCGCCGATACGGTGCGCCAGGTCAGCCAGGGTTCCGAAGCGATCTCGACCGCGACGCACCAGATCGCGGCCGGCAACACCGACCTGTCGCAGCGCACCGAGGAGCAGGCTTCCGCGCTGCAGGAGACGGCCGCGAGCATGGAACAGCTGACGGCGACCGTGAAGCAGAACGCCGATCACGCGGTCGAGGCGCAGGCCTGCGCGGACACCGCGAGCGAGATCGCGACGCGCGGCGCGACCGTCGTCGGCGAAGTGATCGGCACGATGAACGAGATCGACCAGAGTTCGCAGAAGGTGGCCGACATCATCGGCACGATCGAGGGCATCGCGTTCCAGACCAACATCCTCGCGCTGAATGCGGCGGTCGAAGCCGCGCGCGCGGGCGAGCAGGGCCGTGGCTTCGCGGTGGTCGCGGGGGAAGTGCGCACGCTCGCGCAGCGCTCGGCCTCGGCCGCGAAGGAAATCCGCACGCTGATCGGCGAGTCGGTTGAGCGTGTCGCGACGGGTTCGCGGCTGGTCGGCGTGGCTGGCGCGACGATGCAGGACATCCAGCAGGCGATCGGCCGCGTGACGGGCATCATGACCGAGATCGCGGCCGCGTCGAACGAGCAGCGTGACGGGATCGAGCAGGTGAACCGCGCGGTGTCGCAGATGGATCAGGTGTCGCAGCAGAACGCGGCGCTGGTCGAGCAGGCGGCGGCAGCGGCTGCGTCGCTCGAGGAGCAGGCTGATGGATTGCGGCGGGCGGTGGGGGCGTTTCGGGTGGCTTGA